The genomic interval TTTCGCTGATCGGGACTACTTGTCGGTCTTCGTGGTGGTCGCGGGCGCCGTGGCCGGAGCCGTCGTCGCCGGCGCGGGATCCGCGGGGGCCGCCGACGCCATCGCCAGGTGAGCGTCGAGCATGTGACGGCCGATCATGGACGCGAACACTTCCTCGGGCATCTTGTCGAGCTTGAGGGCGATCTGCTTGTCGGCGTTCTTGCGCTTGACGGTGTACGTCACGGACTGGCCGACCGACCAGTCGCCCTTGGCCTTCTTCAGGGCTTCCATGTCCGTGAGGCTGGCGCCGTTCAGGGCCACCAGCACGTCGCCGACCTGGACCCCGGCCTTGGCTCCCGGGCTGCCCGGGGCGACGGCCTTGACCTTGATCGCGGTCATGTCGGACTTGTCGAGATCGACGCCGCTCCAGCCCTTGTCCTTCATCGCCGACATGTGGTTCAGGCATGCCTGGGCGTCAGCCGCCTCGCACTTGCCTCCAGCAAATGCGGGCACGGCCAGCGCTACCGTGAGCACTGCAAACAACGCCAGCAGCGCAGAAATTCTCTTCATGGGTCCACCCTCCTTGTACGGAAATTCTGTGATCCGCGGATCGAGACTCTCGGTGGGGGCAAGAGGGTTGATAGCGTCCCCTGAGGTCCGCGGACCCTCAAGACAAATTGGACCCTCTGGGCAAAGGCCTTGTGAAGAATCCCGGAAGCGGGTGTTTCAACCCCCGGACCGGCTGCCTGACTCGATGGGCAAGCCTTGCGCGAGCCAGCCCTGGATCCCCGCCGACATCACGCGCACGTTCGGATAACCCAGGTCGCGCGCGCGGCGTGCCGCGAGCGGCGCCTTACGGCACAGAGGGTTGGAGCAGTAGAAGACCAGGTCGGCGCTCGCATCCTCCGGCAGGTCGCGGACTTCGAAGCGCTGGGGATCGAGATGCCGGGCCCCGGGGACGCGAGCCCTTTCCCAGCTCGGCATCGCGTTCACGTCGAACACCGTCACCGAGCCCCGCTCGGCGAGGGGCAACAGCTCGGTGGGGGAGATCGTCTCGAGGCCCAGGAGGCGCGCGATCACGATCGGCCCGTCCTTCGGCCCGAGTTCAGGGCGACCCAGGTGAAGTAAACGGTGGTGAAGCCGGTCACCAGCCACATGCCGACTTCGCGGACCCACGCGGCATCGGTCAGCATCCTGAGGCTCGCCATCAGCAGCAAGTAGGCGACGCCGAATACCAGCCAGGCGGCGATCATTCGCGAGGCACGGCGCGGCCGCAGTGTATCCGCGGCAGCGGGCTTGGTTCTCCGGCTCCAGATCGCGACCCCGATCCAGTCCGCCGCAATGACGGCGATTCCTCCCAGCCCCACGATCGGCGAGAGCGAGCGCGCCAGCTCGAGCGGCGCGAAGGTGAAGAGGCCAACGAATACCAGGCCGATGAAGACCATGATCCAGCCCGCGCTGCGCTCCGAGGCCGTCACGGTGGCCGCGGTCTGCTCCGTCGCGCCGAGCGGCCGCATCTTCGGAAGCATGTTCCCGGTGACCACGGCCATGAGGCCGATCACGATGCCCACGAGACGCCGGGAAGTCGTCACATCCAGCAGACCCGCCCGCTGGGCGAAGCCAAAGCCGGTCACCACGAGACAAAGGCCGAGGAAGGTGAGCGCCGCGCGCATGGCCGGGCCCATTCTCATCGGCCCGACTCCAGCGCCGAGCGCCGCGCCTTGACCGGCCGCGCTCGCAGCTCCATGCCGAAGACCTGCGCGAAGGCGAGCAGCGCATCCTCGAGCACCGAGAGCTGCAGCTCGTAGAGGACCGACTTGCCCTGCTTCTCCGAAGCGATGAGCCCGGCCGAGCGCAGCACCGCGAAGTGCGCCGACATCGTGGGCTTCGACACGTCGAAGTGATTCGCCAGCTCACCCGCGCTCATCGGGCCGCGCCGCAGGAGCTGCAGGATCTCGCGCCGCGTCGGATCGGAAAGGGCTTTGAACACCGTCGTCATGGTTCGACATTTAGCCAAACGTCGAAATGTTAGTCAAGCGCTTTCAGCTCGAGGCCCCGCTCCGCGGCTTCAGCATGCGGTAGCGCCGGGTGGGAGCGGCGGCCGGCGACCAGCCTTCGGCCAGCGGGTTGCGGATCTCCAGGAAAGGGAACCGCTCCATGCCGCGGTCGGTCGTGAGCAGCTCGCGAACCCCATGCTCGCGAAGCAGAACCGCGGTCTCGAAGCCCGGCGGGAGGCCGCCCGCGGGATCGATCATGGCCACGACCTCGACCAGGGTGGCGTCGTGGCGCCCGGTAGGCCCCAGCATCCGCACCGGCGCGGCGGCAGTGAGCTGGCCCACGAAGGCCCAGGCGTCGGCGGGGCTCAACGGCCGGGCGACGCCGTGGGGGTGGGTGACCAGGCGGAGGAACTCGTGGACCACGCTCCAGGGAAGCGTCCACGGGACGTCGCCGCTGGCCAGCCCCTCGAGAACCCGGGCGGCCCTCACGTGCTGGGGTGCGAAGCGATTGGCGGCGTAGGCCAGGAGGCTGGTATCGACCGCGATCACAGGGGCTCCTTGGGCTCGACCAGGGGCAGGCCTCTCACGGCCGCCCGGTCGGCCGGGTCGACCAGAAAGGGGCCGAGGTCGTAGGAGGGGAGTCGCTCGCGTCCCCGCCGCAATGCAGCCTGCGCCGACAAACCGAGCCGCAGCGTCTGCTCGAGCACGTCGGTGAACGTGCGGCCTTCCGCCGCCGCCCGCCGCTTCAGCTCCGTGTAGATTCCCGGGTCCAGAATGAGCGTCGTGCGCTTCATATGCGAAAGCATATGTTCTCGTCGCGAGATTGTCACCGACTCATTTTTCGTCGTTGAGTCCACGCTCGCGCTGCGCCAGAATCTCTGCTCCTCACCTCACGTCGCGCGTCGCGCACGAACT from Candidatus Eisenbacteria bacterium carries:
- a CDS encoding PDZ domain-containing protein, with protein sequence MKRISALLALFAVLTVALAVPAFAGGKCEAADAQACLNHMSAMKDKGWSGVDLDKSDMTAIKVKAVAPGSPGAKAGVQVGDVLVALNGASLTDMEALKKAKGDWSVGQSVTYTVKRKNADKQIALKLDKMPEEVFASMIGRHMLDAHLAMASAAPADPAPATTAPATAPATTTKTDK
- a CDS encoding rhodanese-like domain-containing protein, with product MIARLLGLETISPTELLPLAERGSVTVFDVNAMPSWERARVPGARHLDPQRFEVRDLPEDASADLVFYCSNPLCRKAPLAARRARDLGYPNVRVMSAGIQGWLAQGLPIESGSRSGG
- a CDS encoding autorepressor SdpR family transcription factor; protein product: MTTVFKALSDPTRREILQLLRRGPMSAGELANHFDVSKPTMSAHFAVLRSAGLIASEKQGKSVLYELQLSVLEDALLAFAQVFGMELRARPVKARRSALESGR
- a CDS encoding TA system VapC family ribonuclease toxin, producing MIAVDTSLLAYAANRFAPQHVRAARVLEGLASGDVPWTLPWSVVHEFLRLVTHPHGVARPLSPADAWAFVGQLTAAAPVRMLGPTGRHDATLVEVVAMIDPAGGLPPGFETAVLLREHGVRELLTTDRGMERFPFLEIRNPLAEGWSPAAAPTRRYRMLKPRSGASS